cgtgacgaccttttccttcatcatataaaaaaactATAATTCTTTTTTTGCATAAttcagttgtcatcaacccaagacatgtaatagcaaaaaaatctaacttgttaagactaagacccaaatcagcggtaagagaaacattacaatttaaagaattaaatacatggcacaaataaaatctatatttttttatacaaatctataacatccgatCTATAAGTACTTCTAGAAATACCCTCAAACAACGGATTATAACaatgttgaatgtaagtaacaaatcccaaacccgagggaaaggaaaatggtaaacaatcataagctaccattttagctatttctacacgttcttttttcttgtcatacttaaaatttctaccggttcgtgggtctatcgtcatttgaatacccccacatttgaacccgtttgctctccccaaacttccatatgtttctttctcatatgaccatttagtgtacccgttccaccattcttactagttccttgcttaaaattaaatacttgtccacatagggtacatgtaactgattggttttccctatccttagtcataaattttcaaattttagcggttagcttacgagttctaggcggtttgtcttgtgtatgtgattgtgcaggacatgtatctcctatgggattttcggggggttgtgtttcatcatcatcaccatcatcaccatcatcatcaccatcatcatcaatttcattaaaagtgtcggtaaaatgttgttgcattgcctcatgacctaaaagtggattatttccaccaacatcaatacctaaattaggtgtttcttccacaaatgtttcctcattaagcccacccctaacaataccactactactactggcaccacgtctaaatctatttgccattattaaatagaattaatttaaatcacaatcaaataaattacaagaaaataaattgcgaaaaataaagatagagttggaacgaaggtaccaaattgccggattaatttccaacaaagtgaaggcggctagaattgcaaagccaccaaagctacttcggattgttgcaaaatcactaactccactaacaatattataattgcaaaattaataattgaaactataataagactttataatatttatttgagagaaatttaaagtgactaattattgcaaagtaactataattgagagattgagatttgagagaaagaggagtgaattggtgtggattaaaatgaaaatgaagaagggtttatataggggtgggggatgggttaaagtggtaaaaaaaaaagtttggggggttgggggaggggggggggggggggaattgagTTTATGGACCGGTTTGCAagtggaccgttgccaacggtccaataACGTCCAGCCCAACGgctatattataaaaaaaaaaaaaaatttaaccggttccggtttaaaaaaaaatgaaaccggACCGGTAAGAAATAGACAGTTAACCGGTTCCGGTCCCACTTTTACCGGTCCAGTTATCAACTTTGAGCTTTAAGTCACAGAGGGCTCTCCTGCTGTGTCTGTCCTAAATTATGCACACCCATATATGTCGAGCTGATTCTTTTTCATGGATTGAACATGtaaaatatacttatattctTGTTTTCTGTGTGGCAGTGATATTTGAGCTCTAAAACCTCAATCTACTGTGATACCATATTGAAATGAATGACTCTCATCTAAGAGAGAGCACACTCAAAATAAATTATTATGTGTTAACATTAAAAGAGGCACTTTTCAAATGTCTCATCACCTTGCCAACTGCGAGAACTTGGGAGGGCAATTTCCATTGTTCCTTGACAAAACCCAAACGTTATTCCAACTAATCATACAAAAAACAGAACACATAGAACACTAGCAATCATCAAACACAAGATCTAGCCACACATGGTACTGGAAATTCACATTCCTTCATTGATATAAACAAGTGAAAGTATAATTCCACGAATCTCCAACAAGAGAAAACTAAACACGAGAAATCAAAATTAGACATTAGGGTCAATGAGTTCTCCATTCAAGAACTCTCTGTAAGCGGCAACTGGCCAGCTAAAACCTCTCCAGACGAGCCTGTTAGCCAAAGGAACATCAATGAtgatttccttcattgttggtttCTTTTCATCCCTTACTGCAATCAAGTAGCTCCTTCCAACCCACCCGATCCAACCAGCAATGTACAAAAAGAGGATGCCAGGTGTGATGAACTCTCCCCAATGCCTTTGGTCTCCACTCACTATCAAATGTGGCAGTCCATCTGATCCACACAATAGTCCTTGTTTTCCATAGTTGTCAAACCTGCAAACCCAATTTTATGCTTGGAATAAGTACCAATTTATAGCTTATATATAAAAGTTTCGGCTCTCTCAAACATGGACTCATGTATCAAGGGTTATGTTTCCTAGTCTATGTCGAAGACTAATGCAAGGACATGTTGAAAATGTGTTACAGAATTAGTTGTTCTTCCTTCGTAAGCAAATGTACTTGGTGCTTTCGTATGTAAAAAATGCTTTTAGCTCTTTCTCTGCTCCTATAGGGACAGAAGTGAGAAGGTTCTATAGATGGTCTCGTTATCCATACTTCTGGTCGGGTCAAATGGAGGATTAGCTGACTCGGATTTTCATGAGCTTTTGTCAGGTTTTAGAGTGCCTATCAAGGGTGCTAACGCACATCCCGGAGGTGTATTTGTAAAAAagaaaatacatttttatacgtTGATACTCTTTAATTTTAAGCTTCTTATGTCATCATAAGTATAAAATGTACTTACATGTTTAAGACCTCAATTCTAAGAATACTTCTTTTATGTGCAGAAagtcccttccccccccccccccccccccccccaaaaaaaaaaaaaagaaggggaatTTTCTTACACAATCAAATGCTTCCATATAAGTGTAAGAAAAGGATTAATAGAAAACGATTGCCCACGCAAGGAAAATTTAGCAAATATTAAGAAAAAAGGACCATTCAAGATTCCTGAAAATTTTTGAAGAAAGAGGAAACCAAGACAAACCTGCGCTTGGTTTTCTCAACAGTGGCCTTAATAGCAAGTGCAGGAGCACTATCAGGTGCATAGAGTTTTAGAGAATTCTCAAGCTTCTTGATTGATTGCTTCTCTCGCTTAGCAAACTGCTTTGAATCCTTGCAAGGTGTGAGCCCAGAGATGTCAGCAGAAGCAGGAAGCACAGGTGCTGACAACAgaatagaagacaaagcaagtgCTGCTGAGAATGCCTTTAAAGAAGAAGAACTTTCCTCTGTTGGATTCGAAGGGGCTTGGTTTGAAGAGCACACTATGGTTGAAGTTCTTGGTTTTGTGCTAAACTGAGAGCTAGCCTTAGATGTTGCAATGGGTTTTGAAAGATTTGAAGGAATAGTGAGAGACATGGTGTTCTCTATTTTCCAAGAAACTGGTAGAAAAATAGAGAGGAAGAAGAAGGAGATATGGAGTGTGGAGACTAAAGGTATGGTTTTTAGAATTTGTGTAAGAAAGGATTGGTGATGAGGGGAGAGGATAAGGAGTTGAAGGGGAGCTTAGGTGGAGGGATCTGATTGGATAATTGAGTCGGATTTTGTTAAATTTAGAGATTCTCTGAAACGTTATCTGAGATACAGGAAGAGTAAGAACCAGGGATAACAGATACAGATACGCCTCTTTTCGTGTGGACTCCACATATTTGGAATTTCTTTTGCAAGGAAAAATTTGGAACCTGTTTTAGTGAAAACTCTTGAATGGGGAATTTGAGAATTGGAAATTACAAAGAGAAGAATTAAAATTCCGAGTCACAAATTACAATGAATTGGGAAGAATAAAAGAAACATATGACACCTGACAACATCTTTTTTGCCCCTTGCGTGGTCTGAAGATAAAACAAGTGATTGGAACATTGATAGCTCCTTCTTAATCTTTTTAAGAAAAAGAACTTTAATTTTATGTTTAGTAATAACTCTTTAACTCTAATATTTCACGTGACATGCTTAAGACCATAAGATTTAGGGATATTTTGCCACAGTCTCAAAAGTATTATTTACTTTGTTAAAATCTATAACTTACCATGAAACAGAGGGAGAAGTATATTGTTTAATGAGGCATGCAGAAGTAATGGAAAAGCAAAAAAGCAAACTTTGAAAAGTAGATCTTACTTAAAACAAAACTGTCCGACATATGCATTTATATTGTTTG
Above is a genomic segment from Lycium barbarum isolate Lr01 chromosome 12, ASM1917538v2, whole genome shotgun sequence containing:
- the LOC132621655 gene encoding photosystem I reaction center subunit III, chloroplastic-like, producing MSLTIPSNLSKPIATSKASSQFSTKPRTSTIVCSSNQAPSNPTEESSSSLKAFSAALALSSILLSAPVLPASADISGLTPCKDSKQFAKREKQSIKKLENSLKLYAPDSAPALAIKATVEKTKRRFDNYGKQGLLCGSDGLPHLIVSGDQRHWGEFITPGILFLYIAGWIGWVGRSYLIAVRDEKKPTMKEIIIDVPLANRLVWRGFSWPVAAYREFLNGELIDPNV